From the Candidatus Binataceae bacterium genome, the window AGCGGTCCTTGAGCGCCTTCATCAGCGGGCCCATCTGGCGCACGCCGGAGGCGATTTGCTCGGCGATCGCCGTGCGCAGCTCGTCCTCGCCGACCGCCGCCGGGATGTAGCCTTCCAGGATGCGCGCTTCCTCTTCGTTCTGCGCGACGAGGTCGGCACGGTTGGCCTTGCGCGCAAACTCCAGCATCTCCTCGCGTCGCGCGCGCTCGCGCTTGAGCACCGCCACGATCTCGGCCTCGCTCGCTTCGCGCCGGACGTCCTTCTCCACGCGGGTGATCTCGGCGAGCACGCCGCGCAGGGTCATGGTGCGCACCTTGTCGCCGGCCTTCATCGCCGCCTTGAGGTCTTCCTGGAATTTCTGTTTCACGCGCTTTTCTCCAGATCAGCGCTCGCGCCGGGCCTGGCTGCATTTATGTTGATTGCGGCGCGGCCGCGCCTTAATTTACGATCTCGCCGGCGCTCCCGAAAGCGGGCCCGTTGGCGGTCGATCAGCGAACCTTGACGACGTCCGGCGACATTGCGCGCGTCAGGTGATATGACCGAAAAGATGAACATTCCCCGGCGATCAGGTTGAATCGGCATGGTCAATGCCCGACGCGATTCTCGGTTCGCGAGCGATGCTCCGGGCCGATCAGCAGCACAAGGAGCCATACGATGCCGCAGACGCAGAAGAACCTCGACCCGCCGTCGCTTCGGATATGGCTCGACCTGATGACTTTCGCATGGAGGGGACTCGCGCTGGCAGCCGCGGTCGAGCTCGACCTCTTCAGCCGAATCGCTGACGGCAACCTTACGGCAGAGATGATCGCGGCTGCCGCCGGCACCGCCGAGGACGCGACTCGCC encodes:
- a CDS encoding GatB/YqeY domain-containing protein, whose protein sequence is MKQKFQEDLKAAMKAGDKVRTMTLRGVLAEITRVEKDVRREASEAEIVAVLKRERARREEMLEFARKANRADLVAQNEEEARILEGYIPAAVGEDELRTAIAEQIASGVRQMGPLMKALKDRFGAQLDGRVASQLVKEALAAK